Proteins from a genomic interval of Cherax quadricarinatus isolate ZL_2023a chromosome 82, ASM3850222v1, whole genome shotgun sequence:
- the LOC128702848 gene encoding cuticle protein CP1876 isoform X1: MGLRSAVRVVLSVVGAAVGQVYPQDTPEVAAARDAFIREYNRLALLAAEAPDIDIYVGRSSQAHYGAPLTRVHHTPSFNTYAYSSNYGGHQHSHSTSGHLAGHLAGHLAGHLAGHATHYTPTAYSAPVQKWNGPLADTVPAGLNGKVEDTPTVAAAKAVHMAALQKAGYGTKQATAYVTGHLGGHIAGHLAGHSAGSLYSRLPAHHVSHYAGPIWKGPLADTVPAGVDGVVKDTPGVAAVKAAHLQAVAAALGYQGHRF; the protein is encoded by the coding sequence GTGGTATTGAGTGTTGTTGGTGCAGCCGTGGGTCAGGTGTACCCCCAGGACACACCTGAGGTAGCAGCGGCTCGCGACGCCTTCATCAGGGAGTACAATCGCCTGGCACTGCTGGCTGCAGAAGCGCCGGATATAGATATCTACGTAGGTCGCAGTAGCCAAGCCCATTACGGCGCTCCTCTCACCAGAgttcaccacacaccatcctttAACACCTATGCCTACTCTTCCAATTACGGCGGCCACCAGCACTCGCATTCAACCTCCGGCCACCTTGCTGGCCATCTTGCTGGCCACCTTGCTGGCCACCTCGCTGGCCATGCAACACATTACACTCCTACTGCTTATTCGGCTCCAGTGCAGAAATGGAATGGTCCTCTAGCCGATACGGTTCCCGCTGGCCTGAACGGCAAGGTAGAAGATACTCCAACCGTAGCTGCCGCTAAAGCTGTACACATGGCAGCCTTACAGAAAGCCGGATACGGTACGAAACAGGCTACTGCATACGTGACCGGACACTTGGGTGGACATATAGCCGGTCACCTGGCCGGACACTCGGCCGGGAGCCTGTATTCACGATTGCCAGCACACCATGTGTCTCACTATGCGGGTCCAATCTGGAAGGGGCCGCTAGCTGATACCGTTCCTGCGGGCGTTGACGGAGTGGTGAAGGACACCCCGGGAGTGGCTGCCGTCAAGGCCGCCCACTTGCAAGCAGTGGCCGCCGCCCTGGGTTACCAGGGCCACCGCTTCTGA
- the LOC128702848 gene encoding cuticle protein CP1876 isoform X2 → MLLLVVLSVVGAAVGQVYPQDTPEVAAARDAFIREYNRLALLAAEAPDIDIYVGRSSQAHYGAPLTRVHHTPSFNTYAYSSNYGGHQHSHSTSGHLAGHLAGHLAGHLAGHATHYTPTAYSAPVQKWNGPLADTVPAGLNGKVEDTPTVAAAKAVHMAALQKAGYGTKQATAYVTGHLGGHIAGHLAGHSAGSLYSRLPAHHVSHYAGPIWKGPLADTVPAGVDGVVKDTPGVAAVKAAHLQAVAAALGYQGHRF, encoded by the exons ATGCTTCTCCTG GTGGTATTGAGTGTTGTTGGTGCAGCCGTGGGTCAGGTGTACCCCCAGGACACACCTGAGGTAGCAGCGGCTCGCGACGCCTTCATCAGGGAGTACAATCGCCTGGCACTGCTGGCTGCAGAAGCGCCGGATATAGATATCTACGTAGGTCGCAGTAGCCAAGCCCATTACGGCGCTCCTCTCACCAGAgttcaccacacaccatcctttAACACCTATGCCTACTCTTCCAATTACGGCGGCCACCAGCACTCGCATTCAACCTCCGGCCACCTTGCTGGCCATCTTGCTGGCCACCTTGCTGGCCACCTCGCTGGCCATGCAACACATTACACTCCTACTGCTTATTCGGCTCCAGTGCAGAAATGGAATGGTCCTCTAGCCGATACGGTTCCCGCTGGCCTGAACGGCAAGGTAGAAGATACTCCAACCGTAGCTGCCGCTAAAGCTGTACACATGGCAGCCTTACAGAAAGCCGGATACGGTACGAAACAGGCTACTGCATACGTGACCGGACACTTGGGTGGACATATAGCCGGTCACCTGGCCGGACACTCGGCCGGGAGCCTGTATTCACGATTGCCAGCACACCATGTGTCTCACTATGCGGGTCCAATCTGGAAGGGGCCGCTAGCTGATACCGTTCCTGCGGGCGTTGACGGAGTGGTGAAGGACACCCCGGGAGTGGCTGCCGTCAAGGCCGCCCACTTGCAAGCAGTGGCCGCCGCCCTGGGTTACCAGGGCCACCGCTTCTGA